The genomic region AATAGAAGCAGGATTTCCCATTGCATCACCAGGAGATTTTGAGGCAGTAAACAGAATTTCAAAGGAAGTAAAAGGAGTGGTTGTTGCTGGATTATGTAGAGCCCGTGATGAAGACATTGAAAGAGCAGCTGAGGCACTGAAACCGGCAGAACAAAAAAGAATTCATACATTTATTGCCACATCAGATATACATTTAAAATATAAACTACGAATGAACAGAGAGCAGGTTATTGAAGCAGCTGTGAAAGCTGTTAAAAAAGCAAGGCAGTATACTGATGATGTTGAGTTTTCAGCTGAGGATGCAACCCGTTCAGACTGGGAGTATCTCTGTAAAGTTACTGAAGAAGTAATAAAAGCAGGCGCTACAACTGTAAACATTCCAGATACAGTGGGGTACACAATTCCGCAGGAGTATGGAGAGCTCATTGAGTATCTTTTGAACAACGTGCCTAACATAGATAAAGCCACAATAAGTGTTCACTGTCATAATGATCTTGGACTTGCGGTGGCAAACTCTCTCACTGCAATTCTTAAGGGCGCAGGACAGGTAGAATGCACAATTAATGGAATTGGTGAGAGAGCTGGAAATGCAGCTTTGGAGGAGATTGTTATGGCACTTAAAGTAAGAAACGACTTCTTTAAAGCTGACACAGGAATCGTTACTCAGGAAATTTACAGAACAAGCAGGCTTATAAGCAAGATTACAGGAATGGTTGTTCAGCCCAATAAAGCAATTGTTGGAGCAAACGCCTTTGCCCATGAAGCAGGAATTCATCAGGACGGAGTTCTCAAGGAAAGAACAACCTATGAGATCATGAGACCTGAAGACATAGGAATTCCCAGCTCAAAAATAGTGCTTGGTAAACACTCTGGAAGACATGCATTCAAGAAAAGACTTGAAGAACTTGGCTTTAGCCTTACAGAAGAAGAGATAAACAGAGCCTTTGAAAGATTTAAAAGGCTTGCAGATCAGAAGAAATATATCTTTAATGAAGACATTGAGGCACTTGTTTCCGATGAAGTTTTAAGAATAGCAGAGGTTTATCAACTTATAGACCTTGAGGTGGCAAGCGGAACAAAGAAAAAACCGACAGCTACAGTAAAAATGAAGATAAACGGAGAGGAAAAAGAAATTACTATCTCAGGTGATGGACCTGTTGATGCGGTTTACAAAGCTATAACTGAACTTACAGGTTCAAAGGCTGAACTCAATAAATTTGAGATTAAGGCAATAACAGGTGGAACAGATGCTCTTGGAGAAGTAACAGTTATTCTTGAAGAAGGTGGACATACTGTAAGAGGACATGGCTCTGATACAGATATAATTGTTGCCTCTGCAAAAGCCTACATCAATGCTCTGAATAAACTTGCTTTAAAGAATCTGAAGGCTTAAGACGAATTGATAAGCTGACCTTCCAGTGGTGCCGTGAACTAAAGCCCATTCGCGGGCTTTTTTCATTAATTCATCATGGGGCATAGTTATTCCATCTTTAGTTGCATAATAGTTAACTATTTCAAGGTATTGCTCTTC from Thermodesulfovibrio sp. 3907-1M harbors:
- a CDS encoding 2-isopropylmalate synthase produces the protein MRRIKIFDTTLRDGEQSPGASMNVDEKIQVAKQLKKLGVDIIEAGFPIASPGDFEAVNRISKEVKGVVVAGLCRARDEDIERAAEALKPAEQKRIHTFIATSDIHLKYKLRMNREQVIEAAVKAVKKARQYTDDVEFSAEDATRSDWEYLCKVTEEVIKAGATTVNIPDTVGYTIPQEYGELIEYLLNNVPNIDKATISVHCHNDLGLAVANSLTAILKGAGQVECTINGIGERAGNAALEEIVMALKVRNDFFKADTGIVTQEIYRTSRLISKITGMVVQPNKAIVGANAFAHEAGIHQDGVLKERTTYEIMRPEDIGIPSSKIVLGKHSGRHAFKKRLEELGFSLTEEEINRAFERFKRLADQKKYIFNEDIEALVSDEVLRIAEVYQLIDLEVASGTKKKPTATVKMKINGEEKEITISGDGPVDAVYKAITELTGSKAELNKFEIKAITGGTDALGEVTVILEEGGHTVRGHGSDTDIIVASAKAYINALNKLALKNLKA